The Streptomyces sp. CC0208 genome window below encodes:
- the glnA gene encoding type I glutamate--ammonia ligase has protein sequence MDKQQEFVLRTLEERDIRFVRLWFTDVLGFLKSVAVAPAELEQAFDEGIGFDGSAIEGFARVYESDMIAKPDPSTFQVLPWRAEAPGTARMFCDILMPDGSPSFADPRYVLKRALARTSDLGFTFYTHPEIEFFLLKDRPLDGSRPTPADNSGYFDHTPQNIGMDFRRQAITMLESMGISVEFSHHEGAPGQQEIDLRYADALSTADNIMTFRLVMKQVALEQGVQATFMPKPFSEHPGSGMHTHLSLFEGDRNAFYESGSEYQLSKVGRSFIAGLLKHAAEISAVTNQWVNSYKRIWGGTERTAGAGGEAPSYICWGHNNRSALVRVPMYKPGKTGSARIEVRSLDSGANPYLAYALLLAAGLKGIEEGYELPPGAEDDVWALSNSERRAMGIEPLPQNLGEALTLMERSDLVAETLGEHVFDFFLRNKKSEWEEYRSEVTAFELRKNLPVL, from the coding sequence ATGGACAAGCAGCAGGAGTTCGTGCTCCGGACCTTGGAGGAGCGCGACATCCGGTTCGTACGCCTGTGGTTCACGGACGTGCTGGGCTTCCTCAAGTCCGTCGCGGTGGCCCCGGCGGAGCTCGAACAGGCCTTCGACGAGGGCATCGGGTTCGACGGCTCCGCGATCGAGGGATTCGCTCGTGTATACGAATCCGACATGATCGCCAAGCCGGACCCGTCGACCTTCCAGGTCCTGCCCTGGCGCGCCGAGGCCCCCGGCACGGCCCGGATGTTCTGCGACATCCTCATGCCGGACGGCTCCCCGTCCTTCGCGGACCCCAGGTATGTGCTGAAGCGCGCCCTGGCCCGCACCTCCGACCTGGGCTTCACCTTCTACACCCACCCGGAGATCGAGTTCTTCCTCCTGAAGGACCGCCCGCTGGACGGCTCACGTCCGACTCCGGCCGACAACTCCGGCTACTTCGACCACACCCCGCAGAACATCGGCATGGACTTCCGCCGCCAGGCGATCACCATGCTGGAGTCGATGGGCATCTCGGTCGAGTTCTCCCACCACGAGGGCGCCCCCGGCCAGCAGGAGATCGACCTCCGCTACGCCGACGCGCTCTCCACGGCCGACAACATCATGACGTTCCGCCTGGTCATGAAGCAGGTGGCGCTGGAGCAGGGCGTCCAGGCGACGTTCATGCCGAAGCCGTTCTCGGAGCACCCCGGCTCGGGCATGCACACCCACCTCTCGCTCTTCGAGGGCGACCGGAACGCGTTCTACGAGTCCGGCTCGGAGTACCAGCTCTCCAAGGTCGGCCGCTCCTTCATCGCGGGCCTGCTGAAGCACGCGGCGGAGATCTCCGCGGTCACCAACCAGTGGGTCAACTCCTACAAGCGGATCTGGGGCGGCACCGAGCGCACCGCCGGCGCCGGCGGCGAGGCTCCCTCCTACATCTGCTGGGGCCACAACAACCGCTCCGCTCTGGTCCGCGTCCCGATGTACAAGCCCGGCAAGACCGGCTCGGCCCGCATCGAGGTCCGCTCCCTCGACTCCGGCGCCAACCCCTACCTCGCCTACGCCCTGCTCCTGGCCGCCGGCCTCAAGGGCATCGAGGAGGGCTACGAGCTCCCGCCGGGCGCCGAGGACGACGTCTGGGCCCTGTCCAACTCCGAGCGCCGCGCCATGGGCATCGAGCCCCTGCCCCAGAACCTGGGCGAGGCCCTCACCCTGATGGAGCGCAGCGACCTGGTCGCGGAGACCCTGGGCGAGCACGTCTTCGACTTCTTCCTGCGCAACAAGAAGAGCGAGTGGGAGGAGTACCGCAGCGAGGTCACGGCCTTCGAGCTGCGGAAGAACCTGCCGGTGTTGTAG
- a CDS encoding VOC family protein has protein sequence MDMSLEVILLPVTDVDRAKEFYRDKVGFHVDLDGEVMEGVRICQLTPPGSGCSIALVDGLQVPTGTPQPGTYHGMQLCVTDAKAAYEELTTRGLDVSEPVQFAPQDGATFMYFKDPDGNGWAIQEYKRRETEPLHAVLSKLAEQ, from the coding sequence ATGGACATGAGCCTCGAAGTCATCCTGCTGCCGGTCACGGACGTCGACCGCGCCAAGGAGTTCTACCGCGACAAGGTCGGTTTCCACGTGGATCTGGACGGCGAGGTGATGGAGGGCGTCCGCATCTGCCAGCTGACCCCGCCCGGCTCGGGCTGTTCCATCGCCCTGGTGGACGGCCTCCAGGTCCCGACCGGCACCCCGCAGCCCGGGACGTACCACGGCATGCAACTGTGCGTGACGGACGCGAAGGCGGCGTACGAGGAACTCACCACCCGCGGCCTGGACGTCAGCGAACCGGTCCAGTTCGCCCCACAGGACGGCGCCACCTTCATGTACTTCAAGGACCCGGACGGCAACGGCTGGGCGATCCAGGAGTACAAGCGCAGGGAGACGGAGCCGCTGCACGCGGTTCTGTCGAAACTGGCAGAACAGTAG
- a CDS encoding pyridoxamine 5'-phosphate oxidase family protein: MTEKEPETHLDTRYSDPDATAHAWADAESLLASAELFWISTVRPDGRPHVTPLPAVWAHGALHFCTGPEERKAKNLAHNAHVTLTTGTNIWDKGYDLVVEGEAVRVSDDTRLRELAAAWEAKYGDFWRFEVRDGYFHHGPGHAVVYAVAPRTVFGFGKGQPFSQTRWRF, from the coding sequence ATGACCGAGAAGGAACCCGAGACCCACCTCGACACGCGCTACAGCGACCCGGACGCGACGGCGCACGCCTGGGCCGACGCGGAGTCACTGCTGGCCTCCGCCGAGCTGTTCTGGATCTCGACGGTACGTCCGGACGGGCGGCCGCACGTCACACCGTTGCCGGCCGTGTGGGCGCACGGGGCGCTGCACTTCTGCACCGGCCCCGAGGAGCGCAAGGCGAAGAACCTCGCGCACAACGCGCACGTGACCCTGACGACCGGCACCAACATCTGGGACAAGGGCTACGACCTGGTGGTGGAGGGCGAGGCGGTGCGGGTCTCGGACGACACGAGGCTGCGCGAGCTGGCCGCCGCGTGGGAGGCCAAGTACGGCGACTTCTGGCGTTTCGAGGTGCGGGACGGCTACTTCCATCACGGGCCGGGACACGCCGTCGTATATGCGGTGGCGCCGCGCACGGTTTTCGGCTTCGGTAAGGGACAGCCGTTCAGCCAGACGCGGTGGCGCTTCTGA
- a CDS encoding DUF305 domain-containing protein has protein sequence MAVAVAGVLVAAGAITYAVAEDGGSGDTPSAESADAGFARDMAVHHQQAVEMSYIVRDRTKDVEVRRLAYDIAQTQANQRGMLLGWLDLWQLPKVSADPPMTWMDMGDMPSAGEGSLMPGMATDSEMKKLGTLNGKQAEIFYLQLMTDHHQGGIHMAKGCVEKCTVGVEKRLAQGMVAAQQSEIDLMAGMLKERGANPR, from the coding sequence GTGGCCGTGGCCGTGGCGGGCGTCCTCGTCGCGGCGGGCGCGATCACCTATGCCGTGGCCGAGGACGGCGGCTCGGGCGACACCCCGTCGGCGGAGTCCGCGGACGCCGGCTTCGCGCGCGACATGGCCGTGCACCACCAGCAGGCCGTGGAGATGTCGTACATCGTGCGCGACCGCACCAAGGACGTCGAGGTGCGGCGGCTCGCCTACGACATCGCGCAGACGCAGGCCAACCAGCGCGGCATGCTGCTGGGTTGGCTGGATCTGTGGCAGCTGCCCAAGGTGTCGGCCGATCCGCCGATGACGTGGATGGACATGGGCGACATGCCGTCGGCCGGTGAGGGCTCGCTGATGCCGGGCATGGCGACCGACAGCGAGATGAAGAAGCTGGGCACGCTGAACGGCAAGCAGGCCGAGATCTTCTACCTGCAGTTGATGACGGACCATCACCAGGGCGGCATCCACATGGCGAAGGGCTGTGTGGAGAAGTGCACGGTCGGTGTGGAGAAGCGTCTCGCGCAGGGGATGGTCGCCGCGCAGCAGTCGGAGATCGACCTGATGGCGGGGATGCTGAAGGAGCGGGGCGCGAACCCGCGATGA
- a CDS encoding NAD(+) synthase yields the protein MTASNFWSIYQHGFARVAACTGHTVIADPPANAEAVLRHARRCSEEGVAVAVFPELGLCGYSIEDLLLQDALLDEVETALGDVVAGSADLLPLLVVGAPLRHRNRVYNCAVIVHRGRVLGVVPKSYPPNYREFYERRQIGDGADERGGSIRVGGASVPFGVDLLFEAGDVPGLVLHAEICEDMWVPVPPSAEAALAGATVLVNLSGSPITVGRAEDRKLLCRSASSRCLAAYVYAAAGLGESTTDLSWDGQAMVYENGVLLAETERFPLGDEYAVADVDLDLLRQERMRMGTFDENRRAHRTRTGDFRTVSFELDPPAGDLGLKRRLERFPFVPADAERLAQDCYEAYNIQVAGLQQRLTAIGGPKVVIGVSGGLDSTHALIVAARAMDRAGRPRSDILAWTLPGFATSDHTKDNAHKLMRALGVTAAELDITPTARLMLQEMDHPFASGEPVYDVTFENVQAGLRTDYLFRLANQRGGIVLGTGDLSELALGWSTYGVGDQMSHYNVNSGVPKTLMQHLIRWVISSEQFDEETGGILAAILDTEISPELVPGEEMQSTESKIGPYALHDFTLFHVLRYGFRPSKIAFLAWHAWHDDKSGDWPPNFPEAKRVTYDLPEIRRWLEVFCKRFFAFAQFKRSAMPNGPKVSAGGSLSPRGDWRAPSDSSAKAWLRDLERFD from the coding sequence GTGACTGCCTCGAACTTCTGGTCCATCTATCAGCACGGGTTCGCACGCGTCGCGGCGTGTACGGGTCACACCGTCATCGCGGACCCGCCCGCCAACGCCGAAGCGGTACTGCGTCACGCGCGCCGGTGCTCCGAGGAGGGGGTCGCGGTCGCCGTCTTCCCGGAACTGGGGCTGTGCGGCTACTCCATCGAGGACCTGCTCCTCCAGGACGCGCTGCTCGACGAGGTCGAGACGGCGCTCGGGGACGTCGTCGCCGGGTCGGCCGACCTGCTCCCGCTGCTGGTCGTCGGTGCCCCGCTGCGCCACCGCAACCGGGTCTACAACTGCGCGGTGATCGTGCACCGCGGCCGGGTCCTCGGTGTCGTACCGAAGTCGTACCCGCCCAACTACCGCGAGTTCTACGAGCGTCGGCAGATCGGCGACGGCGCCGACGAGCGCGGCGGGTCGATCCGGGTCGGCGGTGCGAGCGTGCCCTTCGGCGTGGACCTGCTGTTCGAGGCCGGCGACGTCCCCGGTCTCGTGCTGCACGCGGAGATCTGCGAGGACATGTGGGTGCCGGTGCCGCCCAGCGCGGAGGCCGCCCTCGCCGGCGCGACCGTGCTGGTCAACCTCTCCGGCAGCCCGATCACGGTCGGCCGGGCCGAGGACCGCAAGCTGCTGTGCCGCTCGGCGTCCTCGCGCTGTCTCGCCGCGTACGTCTACGCGGCGGCCGGACTCGGCGAGTCGACCACCGACCTGTCCTGGGACGGCCAGGCCATGGTCTACGAGAACGGCGTGCTGCTGGCCGAGACCGAGCGGTTCCCGCTGGGCGACGAGTACGCGGTGGCCGACGTGGACCTGGACCTGCTGCGGCAGGAGCGGATGCGGATGGGCACGTTCGACGAGAACCGGCGGGCCCATCGGACGCGCACCGGTGACTTCCGGACGGTGTCCTTCGAACTCGACCCGCCCGCGGGCGACCTGGGGCTCAAGCGCCGTCTGGAGCGCTTCCCGTTCGTGCCGGCCGACGCCGAGCGGCTCGCCCAGGACTGCTACGAGGCCTACAACATCCAGGTGGCCGGGCTCCAGCAGCGGCTCACGGCGATCGGCGGCCCGAAGGTGGTCATCGGGGTGTCCGGGGGCCTGGACTCCACGCACGCGCTGATCGTCGCCGCCCGTGCGATGGACCGGGCGGGGCGTCCGCGCAGCGACATCCTGGCCTGGACGCTGCCCGGTTTCGCCACCAGCGACCACACCAAGGACAACGCCCACAAGCTGATGCGGGCCCTCGGCGTGACCGCGGCCGAGCTGGACATCACGCCGACCGCGCGGCTGATGCTGCAGGAGATGGACCACCCCTTCGCCTCCGGCGAGCCGGTCTACGACGTCACCTTCGAGAACGTCCAGGCGGGCCTGCGCACCGACTACCTGTTCCGGCTGGCCAACCAGCGCGGCGGCATCGTGCTCGGCACCGGCGACCTCTCCGAGCTGGCGCTCGGCTGGTCCACGTATGGCGTGGGCGACCAGATGAGCCACTACAACGTCAACTCGGGCGTGCCGAAGACGCTGATGCAGCATCTGATCCGCTGGGTGATCAGCAGCGAGCAGTTCGACGAGGAGACCGGCGGGATCCTCGCCGCGATCCTCGACACCGAGATCAGTCCGGAGCTGGTGCCGGGCGAGGAGATGCAGTCCACCGAGTCCAAGATCGGCCCGTACGCGCTGCACGACTTCACGCTCTTCCACGTCCTGCGCTACGGCTTCCGACCGTCGAAGATCGCCTTCCTGGCCTGGCACGCATGGCACGACGACAAGAGCGGTGACTGGCCGCCGAACTTCCCCGAGGCCAAGCGCGTGACGTACGACCTGCCGGAGATCCGTCGGTGGCTGGAGGTGTTCTGCAAGCGCTTCTTCGCGTTCGCGCAGTTCAAGCGCTCGGCCATGCCGAACGGGCCGAAGGTGTCGGCGGGCGGTTCGCTGTCGCCGCGCGGTGACTGGCGGGCGCCGTCGGACAGTTCGGCGAAGGCTTGGCTGCGGGATCTGGAGCGGTTCGACTAG
- a CDS encoding dihydrofolate reductase family protein, whose translation MRKLIYGMNLTLDGYIAAAGDDIGWSGPPSHELFQWWLDHEQASALTLYGRKLWEAMSSYWPTGDEQPGATPAQIAFARNWRDTPKVVFSSTIDKVDWNTRLVTGDAIAEITRLKAEDGGPMTIGGATLAGAAMRAGLIDEYAIATHPVLVGSGTPFFTALDNWVNLNLVETRTCPGGVVLTRYQAAQGQ comes from the coding sequence ATGCGGAAACTGATCTACGGCATGAACCTCACCCTGGACGGCTACATCGCCGCGGCCGGCGACGACATCGGCTGGAGCGGACCGCCGAGCCACGAGCTGTTCCAGTGGTGGCTCGACCACGAGCAGGCAAGTGCCCTGACGCTGTACGGGCGCAAGCTGTGGGAGGCGATGAGCTCCTACTGGCCGACCGGCGACGAGCAGCCGGGCGCCACCCCGGCGCAGATCGCGTTCGCGCGGAACTGGCGGGACACGCCGAAGGTGGTGTTCTCCTCGACGATCGACAAGGTCGACTGGAACACCCGTCTGGTCACCGGCGACGCGATCGCCGAGATCACCCGGCTCAAGGCCGAGGACGGCGGCCCGATGACCATCGGCGGCGCCACGCTCGCCGGGGCGGCCATGCGCGCCGGGCTGATCGACGAGTACGCGATCGCCACCCACCCGGTCCTGGTGGGCAGCGGCACGCCGTTCTTCACGGCGCTGGACAACTGGGTGAACCTGAACCTGGTGGAGACGCGGACGTGTCCCGGCGGCGTGGTCCTGACCCGTTACCAGGCGGCCCAGGGCCAGTAA
- a CDS encoding S53 family peptidase: protein MRSNRAKFRAGVSMAATLPMLAGALALGIPAAHAADSPNRDTLAGTKPAWATAKADKGAASDSAQVSARVYLAGKNAAGLAAYAKSVSDPSSASYGKYLSAKQAQARFGATKAQVAAVKSWLESAGLKVTGVSQHYVSVTGDVAAAENAFGTQLHNYTKGSKTYRAPAKAASAPAALDGAVLTVTGLDNAPHKASSKDQLPPPDAVFKNSGPFSSYYGSKIASTLPEAYGSKIPYAIKGYTGKQLRAAYGAGKYTGKGVRVAITDAYASPTIAFDAATYAKKNGDAAYKSSQLKQVLPKNYTKTEECGAAGWYGEETLDVEAVHAVAPDANITYVGAASCYDDDLLDSLSKVVDNHLADIVSNSWGDIEANQTPDLAAAYDQVFQFGAVEGIGFYFSSGDNGDEVANTGTKQVDTPANSAWVTAVGGTSLAVGKGDKYLWETGWGTEKATLSADGKSWTNFPGAFTSGAGGGTSKTVAEPFYQKGVVPNALATANNAAGNRVVPDISAIADPNTGFLVGQTQTFPDGSQQYSEYRIGGTSLASPVIAAVQALAQQASGGKALGFANPSIYSKFGSRVYHDVTDNPTGSGLAVARIDFINGSDASGGLSTSVRSLGKDSSLSAVKGYDDVTGVGTPANGYVQSFGRH, encoded by the coding sequence ATGAGATCCAACCGCGCCAAATTCCGCGCCGGGGTGAGCATGGCGGCGACACTGCCGATGCTCGCGGGCGCGCTGGCGCTCGGTATACCCGCGGCTCACGCCGCGGACAGCCCGAACCGTGACACGCTGGCCGGGACCAAGCCCGCGTGGGCCACGGCCAAGGCAGACAAGGGGGCGGCCTCGGACAGTGCCCAGGTCTCCGCCCGGGTCTACCTCGCCGGCAAGAACGCCGCCGGCCTCGCCGCCTACGCGAAGTCGGTGTCCGACCCGTCCTCCGCGTCGTACGGCAAGTACCTGAGCGCGAAGCAGGCACAGGCCCGCTTCGGCGCCACCAAAGCGCAGGTCGCCGCGGTGAAGTCCTGGCTGGAGTCGGCGGGCCTGAAGGTCACCGGGGTCTCGCAGCACTACGTCTCCGTCACCGGTGACGTAGCCGCCGCCGAGAATGCCTTCGGTACCCAGCTGCACAACTACACCAAGGGCTCGAAGACCTACCGTGCCCCGGCCAAGGCCGCTTCCGCGCCGGCCGCTCTGGACGGTGCCGTCCTGACCGTCACCGGCCTGGACAACGCGCCGCACAAGGCCAGCAGCAAGGACCAGCTGCCGCCGCCGGACGCCGTGTTCAAGAACTCCGGGCCGTTCTCCTCGTACTACGGCTCGAAGATCGCGAGCACCCTGCCCGAGGCATACGGCTCGAAGATCCCGTACGCGATCAAGGGCTACACGGGCAAGCAGCTGCGCGCCGCCTACGGCGCGGGCAAGTACACCGGCAAGGGAGTGCGCGTCGCCATCACCGACGCCTACGCCTCGCCGACCATCGCCTTCGACGCGGCCACCTACGCGAAGAAGAACGGTGACGCGGCCTACAAGAGCAGCCAGCTGAAGCAGGTGCTGCCGAAGAACTACACGAAGACCGAGGAGTGCGGGGCGGCCGGCTGGTACGGCGAGGAGACCCTCGACGTCGAGGCCGTGCACGCGGTGGCGCCGGACGCGAACATCACGTACGTGGGTGCCGCGTCCTGCTACGACGACGATCTGCTCGACTCGCTCAGCAAGGTCGTCGACAACCACCTGGCCGACATCGTCTCCAACTCCTGGGGCGACATCGAGGCCAACCAGACGCCGGACCTCGCGGCCGCCTACGACCAGGTCTTCCAGTTCGGCGCGGTCGAGGGCATCGGCTTCTACTTCTCCTCCGGTGACAACGGCGACGAGGTCGCCAACACCGGTACGAAGCAGGTCGACACCCCGGCCAACTCGGCGTGGGTGACGGCGGTCGGCGGTACCTCGCTGGCCGTCGGCAAGGGCGACAAGTACCTGTGGGAGACCGGCTGGGGCACCGAGAAGGCCACGCTGTCCGCGGACGGCAAGAGCTGGACCAACTTCCCCGGCGCGTTCACCTCGGGCGCGGGCGGCGGCACCAGCAAGACGGTCGCCGAGCCCTTCTACCAGAAGGGTGTCGTCCCGAACGCGCTCGCCACGGCCAACAACGCCGCCGGCAACCGCGTGGTCCCGGACATCTCCGCGATCGCCGACCCGAACACCGGTTTCCTGGTGGGTCAGACGCAGACGTTCCCCGACGGCTCGCAGCAGTACAGCGAGTACCGCATCGGCGGCACGTCGCTGGCCTCGCCGGTGATCGCGGCCGTGCAGGCGCTGGCGCAGCAGGCGAGCGGCGGCAAGGCGCTCGGCTTCGCCAACCCGTCGATCTACTCCAAGTTCGGCTCCCGCGTGTACCACGACGTCACGGACAACCCCACGGGCTCCGGACTCGCGGTGGCGCGCATCGACTTCATCAACGGCTCTGACGCCAGCGGTGGGTTGAGCACCTCGGTCCGCAGCCTCGGCAAGGACAGCTCGCTGTCCGCGGTCAAGGGATACGACGACGTGACGGGCGTGGGTACGCCCGCGAACGGTTACGTGCAGTCGTTCGGCCGGCACTGA
- a CDS encoding DUF3105 domain-containing protein: MGSAKNSTTAARKARIEEMRRAEQSRERRNRILTITASAVVVAGLVAGAIVLVQSQSDDSTAADGKGNGKGHFVTGSDGVRTWKGTLGRNHVVKTVSYPMEPPVGGDHNQVWMNCNGDVYTKALNNMNAVHSLEHGAVWVTYTSKAEKADVDALAAKVKKTPYTLMSPDDKQKDPIMLSAWGHQRTVTGAKDPNVDKFFAKFVQGEQTPEPGAACTGGLGQ, from the coding sequence ATGGGTTCCGCCAAGAACAGCACCACCGCGGCACGCAAGGCGCGCATAGAGGAGATGCGGCGCGCCGAGCAGTCCAGAGAGCGCCGCAACCGGATCCTCACCATCACCGCCAGCGCGGTCGTCGTCGCCGGTCTGGTCGCCGGCGCCATCGTGCTGGTGCAGTCGCAGTCCGACGACAGCACGGCGGCCGACGGCAAGGGCAACGGCAAGGGGCACTTCGTCACGGGCTCGGACGGTGTGCGGACCTGGAAGGGCACGCTGGGCCGCAACCACGTCGTCAAGACCGTCAGCTACCCGATGGAGCCCCCGGTCGGCGGCGACCACAACCAGGTCTGGATGAACTGCAACGGTGACGTGTACACCAAGGCGCTGAACAACATGAACGCCGTGCACTCGCTGGAGCACGGCGCGGTCTGGGTGACGTACACCAGCAAGGCCGAGAAGGCCGACGTGGACGCGCTCGCGGCCAAGGTGAAGAAGACGCCGTACACGCTGATGAGCCCGGACGACAAGCAGAAGGACCCGATCATGCTGTCGGCGTGGGGCCACCAGCGGACCGTGACCGGGGCGAAGGACCCGAACGTCGACAAGTTCTTCGCGAAGTTCGTGCAGGGCGAGCAGACGCCCGAGCCGGGCGCGGCGTGCACGGGTGGTCTGGGGCAGTGA